The following is a genomic window from Hyphomicrobiales bacterium.
ATTTCTCCGCGACGAGAAAATTGGCGGCGGCCAGATCCCCGCGGCTGATCGCATCGCTGATCATTGTTGTGGCGCGCGCCTCCGCCTCCGCCTGGCGCTCGCGGCCCTCCGCTTCCCGGAACGCGGCGTCGCGCCGGCCCTCCGCAGCCAGCACCTGCGCCTGCTTCTGGCCCTCGGCGCGCAGGATCTCGGCCTGCCGCTGCCCCTCGGCCTCCAGGACCGCGGCCCGCTTCTCGCGCTCGGCCTTCATCTGCCGCGCCATGGCGTCGGCCAAATCTACGGGCGGCTCGATATCCTTGATCTCGACGCGCGTGACCTTGACACCCCAGGGCGCTGCGGCAGCGTCGATCACCCTGAGCAACCTCTCGTTGATCTGGTCGCGATGGGACAGGAGCCCGTCGAGGTCCAGTGAACCGACGACCGTGCGGATATTGGTCATCGTGAGGGTGAGGATCGCCTGCGAGAGGTTCGAGACTTCGTAGGAAGCACGGGCCGCATCCAGCACCTGATAAAAGGCGACCCCGTCGACGGTGACGCCTGCATTGTCGCGCGTGATCCCTTCCTGGCTCGGAATATCCAGCACCTGCTCCATCATGTTCACGCGGTGACCGATGGATTCGGCATAGGGAATAATGAGGCCAAGACCAGGCCCCAGGGACCGTGAATAACGCCCGAAACGCACGACGGTGTAGTTGTAACCCTGCGGTACCGTCCTCACGCCCAGCACGATGGTGAGGATGAGCAAGGCAATCAAGGCAATGGCGAAAATATCGGAGCCGAGCAACGGCATGGTGATCCCCCTTCGAGGCTATCCCGATGGAGTGTCGACCAAACGTTTTCCGCGCACAAGCGATAATATGCACGCGGAAGTAGTCGTCGCCAGTCATGCTGAGCAAAGGGTTTCGGAGAGCGTCGTGTTTCCGCGACGACCAACGCCAGCCTATACCGACACTGATGACGCTCCGCGCGCAGGATATCTGAGCTAGCCCGCCTCAGCCGGCAGCAGGTGCGATCCAGCCCTGCAGCTCACGAATTGCGACCTGGCTGATGACCCTCATGCCCTCTGGCGAGTCGTTGAGACAGGGGATGGCCGCGAATTTTTCTCCCCCGTGGTGATGGAAGATCTCGCCGTTCTCGCCCGCGATTTCCTCGAGGGTCTCCAGGCAATCGACGGAGAAGCCCGGCATGACGACCGCGAGCCGCTTGACGCCGCGCTCGGCGAGCGCCTGGACCGTTGCATCCGTATAGGGTTGAAGCCACTCCGCGCGGCCGAAGCGCGACTGGAAACTCATCATGAACCTGTCGGCTGAAAGGCCCATGGCTTCCCGCATCAGCCGCCACGTCTTCACGCACTGGCAATGATAGGGGTCGCCCTTCATCATGTATTCTTTTGGAATGCCATGGAAAGACGCGAGGATGACCTCCGGCTCGAAGTCCAACGCGGCGATATGCTGCCTGAGCCCGGCAACGGCCGCTTCGATATAGACCGGTTCGTCGTAATAAGGCGGCGCGACGCGAAGGCTGGGTTGCCAGCGCATCTGCATCAGGGCCTCGAAAGCCTTGTCGCAGGCGGTCGCCGTCGTCGCCGCCGCATATTGCGGGTAGAGCGGCACCAGCAGGATCCGGTCGCAGCCTTGCTCCTGAAGGGACGTCAGCGCGGCTTTCATCGAGGGATGCCCGTAGCGCATCCCCCATTCCACCACGACGCGATCATCGAGCTGCGACAGTGTCGCCTGCAACTTCGCGGCCTGCGAGCGCGTGATCGTCTTGAGCGGGGACTCGTTCAGCGCCTTGTTCCAGATCGTCTCGTAGTCCTTGCCCTTGCGGCCCGGACGGGTCGTCAGGACGATGCCGTTCAGGATGAACCACCACAGAAGACGCGGCGTCTCGATGACGCGGCGATCCGAGAGGAACTCCTTGAGGTAACGGCGCATCGACCAATAGTCGGTCGCCTCCGGCGTACCGAGATTGGCGATAAGCACACCAATGCGACGCGGATTGATCGCCGGATGATCCAGGGGGCGGGGAGATGCCGTGGCAACCGGTTTGTCCAAACGATCCTCCGTCAATCACGATAGCTTGTCCCGGAACCAAAGATTTGGTTGCACAGGCGCCCGCGCAACTAACTCGATCGCATCACGGACGTCAAAAAGCGTCGCCGATCGCAGCAGCACGCCCCGATGGCCCCTGATCACGTCGGACGAATGAGCAGGCTGGACAACTGGACAAACTGCCACAGCAACACCGTTATATCAGTTTCTCTTCTCAAAATTGCCCCGACGAGTGCGCGGCCGTCGCTAGAATACGATACCCCGACGCTTGGCCACCGGATCTTCCTCTGACAGCATCAACGACGTACGGAGCTCATTGACGAAGGCCGATGGCGATGCGGCCGGGTTTGGTTTCCAGCGCACCGCACCAGAACCCAGCGCGGGATATTTGACCGGCGGTGGGCGCAGCGAGGCATGACTGGCGGGAACGTCGATAGCCAATAATTCCGAGAAATGAAGTGGGATCTCAGAGAGCCCACGCATAAGGTCGCTTGAGCTCTCCAACGAGAAGCCGGTCCCCTCCTCCATCTGACAGAAGTGATGGTTTCCGGCAAAGCCCCAGCCCTCCCCGGAATCGTCATCAAAATGGACCCCCCCGACATCGGCACCGAACGCGTCGGTGAGCGCTTGCGCCTTGGAGACTTGCAAACTCTCCCGCCCGAAGATGAAAAAGCGCCAGCCGTGGAAATCGGCGATCAATTTGGGCCCACCCCGAAGCGTCTTGAGGCTGAAGAAAATCGTCGATGCGTACTGGCGCGAGTTTATGCAGACGGCGATCCCCTTGCTGCAAAGCGCATTGATCAATCGGATAAGCAGCGAACCGTCCTGAAACGTGATCAGACCAAGCCGTGAATCGCCTTCCGACAACGGCGTGTGGATGCCGCATGCGATCCATGTGTGCTGCTTCGTCACGGTAAGATCGAAGTCGAATGAAACAAATCCAAGCTCACCCTGCATAACCCACCTCGACGCGCACTCATGCAAAAATATCACGAATTCACATCAAATAAGAAACGCAGTTTTCGCCTATTCCATAAGTACATATGGCAATAATATCTATATATTTCATGCAGTAGAATTTTATCTACATGCCTGTAAAATACATTTATCTGAAAAATTCTCCGAACACCCCAGAAACCACACCAAATGGCTATTCCGCTGCCACGGCAAGCGGCGGGAACCCTTTACGGAACCGCTCCAGCAATTCCGCCTCCTCGCGCTTTGCCGCTTCGAGATGCCTCTGCTTGATATGCCCGAAGCCACGGATCTTCTCCGGGATGGATGCGAGCGCAACAGCAAGGGCGTGATTGCCGGCATCGAGCTTCTCCAGCAATTCGTCGAGCAGGGCCTCGTAGTCGGTGATGAGCTGGCGTTCCATGCGCCGCTCCGCTGTCCGGCCGAAGGGGTCGAAAGCCTTGCCCCGAAGACCCTTGCAGGCCGCGAGCAGCTTGAACAGCGGCAGCATCCACGGCCCGAAAGTGATCTTGCGCGGATGCCCATGGGCGTCCTTTGGCGCCAGGAGCGGTGGCGCGAGGTGGAATTCCAGCCGGATCTTGTCGCCGGAGAAGGTGGAGGCAAGCTGCCGGGCAAAATTGCCATCGCTATAGAGGCGCGCCACCTCATACTCGTCCTTGTAGGCCATGAGCTTGAAGAGATAGCGGGCGACCGCCTCCGTGAGGGCGGTGGAGGAGGAGACCTCCGCCTCCCGCACTCTCACTCGCTCGACGAATCGCCCGTAGCGCGCCGCATAGGCATTGCTCTGGTAGCCGATGAGAAAGACGATCCGCCGGTCGATGATCTCGTCCAGCGTGTGCGACAGATGGCGGACCGGCGTCGGCTCGTGGGCCTTGTCGACCAGCGCACCGACGAACTCCGGCTCGCAAACGGCCCGGCGGCCCCAGCGGAAGGCGGCCAGGTTCATCCCCACCGCCTCGCCGTTGAGCGTGATCGCCTTCTCCACAGCCTCGGCCGACACCGGTATCTTGCCATGCTGATAGGCAAAGCCGAGCATGAACATGTTGGCGGCGATCGAATTGCCCAACACCGCGACCGCGATGGCATTGGCGTCCACGAAATAGACCCCGCGCCCACCCGTCGCTTCGGCGATGGCGCGCTTGATGCGCTCGACCGGCAGGACATAGTCGGCGTTGCGGGTGAAATCGCCGGGATGGACCTCGGCGGTGTTCACCATCAGCGCCGTCTCGTCCCTGGCAACGGCCGCCAGCACCTTCTTCGAGCCCGTCACGACGAGGTCGCAACCGAGGACGAGGTCCGCCTCTCCGGCGAAGACGCGGATGGCGTGGATATCCTCCGGCGCCGCGGCGAGCCTGACATGGCTGTAGACCGCCCCACCCTTCTGGGCGAGACCCGCCATGTCGATCATCCCGCAGCCACGTCCCTCGAGATGCGCCGCCATGCCAAGCAGGGCACCGATGGTGACGACGCCGGAGCCACCGACACCGGTGACGATGATGTTGTAAGGCTTATGCCCCAGCGCCGGGCGGATGGGCTCCGGCAGATGCGCCGCCCAGCCGTCGTCCAGATCGTCTCGCGCAAGGGCTGAGGCAGACTCCACCTTGCGGAGCGTCGCCCCATGCACCGACACGAAGGACGGGCAGAAGCCCTTCACGCAGGAGAAGTCCTTGTTGCAGGTGGACTGGTCGATCACCCGCTTGCGCCCGAACTCCGTCATCTGTGGCTGCACCGAGACGCAGTTCGAGGTGACGCTGCAGTCGCCGCAGCCCTCGCAGACAAGTTCGTTGATGATGACGCGCCGATCGGGATCCGGATAAGTGCCCTTCTTGCGGCGCCGGCGCTTCTCGGCGGCACAGGTTTGATCGTAGATCAGCACCGAGACCCCGGGCACCTCGGCCAATTCCCGCTGCACCGCGTC
Proteins encoded in this region:
- the qmcA gene encoding PHB domain-containing protein QmcA, whose protein sequence is MPLLGSDIFAIALIALLILTIVLGVRTVPQGYNYTVVRFGRYSRSLGPGLGLIIPYAESIGHRVNMMEQVLDIPSQEGITRDNAGVTVDGVAFYQVLDAARASYEVSNLSQAILTLTMTNIRTVVGSLDLDGLLSHRDQINERLLRVIDAAAAPWGVKVTRVEIKDIEPPVDLADAMARQMKAEREKRAAVLEAEGQRQAEILRAEGQKQAQVLAAEGRRDAAFREAEGRERQAEAEARATTMISDAISRGDLAAANFLVAEKYIDVLKALASAPNQKVMVLPIEAAGLLGTLGGLSEITKSVFTDEAPAPMRRRIGEVPM
- the hemH gene encoding Ferrochelatase; translation: MDKPVATASPRPLDHPAINPRRIGVLIANLGTPEATDYWSMRRYLKEFLSDRRVIETPRLLWWFILNGIVLTTRPGRKGKDYETIWNKALNESPLKTITRSQAAKLQATLSQLDDRVVVEWGMRYGHPSMKAALTSLQEQGCDRILLVPLYPQYAAATTATACDKAFEALMQMRWQPSLRVAPPYYDEPVYIEAAVAGLRQHIAALDFEPEVILASFHGIPKEYMMKGDPYHCQCVKTWRLMREAMGLSADRFMMSFQSRFGRAEWLQPYTDATVQALAERGVKRLAVVMPGFSVDCLETLEEIAGENGEIFHHHGGEKFAAIPCLNDSPEGMRVISQVAIRELQGWIAPAAG
- a CDS encoding hypothetical protein (Evidence 5 : Unknown function) → MAVCPVVQPAHSSDVIRGHRGVLLRSATLFDVRDAIELVARAPVQPNLWFRDKLS
- a CDS encoding conserved hypothetical protein (Evidence 4 : Unknown function but conserved in other organisms), with the protein product MQGELGFVSFDFDLTVTKQHTWIACGIHTPLSEGDSRLGLITFQDGSLLIRLINALCSKGIAVCINSRQYASTIFFSLKTLRGGPKLIADFHGWRFFIFGRESLQVSKAQALTDAFGADVGGVHFDDDSGEGWGFAGNHHFCQMEEGTGFSLESSSDLMRGLSEIPLHFSELLAIDVPASHASLRPPPVKYPALGSGAVRWKPNPAASPSAFVNELRTSLMLSEEDPVAKRRGIVF